TATAGATCTACGTAATCTAGACCGAGTCTAGCCAATGACTGTTCTAGAGCTTCCTGTGGATTTCTAGCCTGCGTCCCCCACAATTTCGTCGTCACAAAAACCTCCTCTCTTGCGATTCGGGAGTCCCTCAGTGCTCTTCCGACAGCAGCCTCATTGCGGTAGATTGCAGCGCCATCTATGTGTCTGTAGCCAGCATCCAGAGCATAAGTAACTGCATTATATGCCTCTTCCTCAGGGGATTTCCACGTTCCTAGTCCTATCACAGGAATAGACGCTCCTGTATTCAATTTTAAGTCTTTGACCATCTTGCTATTCATAATTCGATAGCGTTTCGGACACTTAATTGCAGACCACTTTATGACCGAAATTGTGGTCACGCAGTAAGCTATATATATGAGAAACAGCGTTAGCAGCCCATCCGTGACTTTCCTGTGACTTTGTACACCCTTTGGTTTTGCTAACCTAAAAAGTACGATTTGATTATACTTTTGTCAAAAGGGGGGTGTGTTCTCCTTATCGTATACAGCTTTTACATTTCCGTAAAAAGAAAGTCAAGATGAATGTACGCTACGCATGGCAAAATTGATTAGACGAGATATGACATAAGTGGTAGGAATTCCACGTAGTCCAGtttgatgttgaaataaaAGGGGCAATTGCAACTATATGCAGTTCAGAATTGAGGATCAAAGTCTCTTTTCAGGAAGGTTCGCAGATCATCTTTTCCCCACACCTCAAGATGCAACTAAGTCTTAAGCTATCGCTCTTTTCAGAGAACAGCTTTGCCCTCAGAGCTGTGTCTCACAAtacatttttatatatctcaATTGTGTCGAATTAGCTCTCACACTTTCTATAGAATGTTTGTAACTGAGGAGTGGGAGCAGCGGCAACATGCCTGTTCTGCAATCGCACATAGGGTTGCTCTCTTGTTATAGTCTTGACGGCAGCGAGATGTTTTAAGTAGTTGTTTTGGGTGTGAGAGGCCGACAGGCCAAGTCGATAGGGCTCATGGCGATTATTTGAAAGTCAGCAGTTGTATACGCAATTGTAATCGCGAAAAAAAGGACTACCGCTTCCTCTTTTGACAAAAGCAGCAATAGTAATTTAAATCTTCCGGAGCAATGATAGTTGCAGCCCTCAGTATTATACGTGTTGGGCTCGTTTCGCAATGGACATGCTCACCGTTCTAAGTGGTTTGTCAATGAGAAGCGCGGTAATCATTGCTGTAAGCAGAGTCCTTtttatttctcttttgcGAAAAATGGTGGAATATATACATTTACACTCTCTCAACCTTCTTTgcaatcaaattttcagttgattttctttggttGCATGTATCTCCAGCCTTTTGTGACATCTGAATTAAAAGTTCCTTAATTTaagctttcaaagattaaAATAATCAAGAGAGAAGCAACAGATGGCACCAAAGAAGATTAAGTGAATGAATTATATTGGTTCAAGTTTTTAtgtctttttttgtatatTTTCTTGCTTTTACTTATGTTTTTTGTATAGTTCATTTTGCATTCCCATATAGGCTACTGACCCATTATTGATCTAAATGTAGAATCTATCAAATCCCTAAGTTCCTTATAGCTGATGATTATGCAGTTCATTTCATCGGGTGTAGCCAGTACAATCTTTTCCAGAACACCTGCATCGAGCTTATTTAAACACCTAAGAACATGTGTAAGATCTATCGTATTTTTGCCGGATGCGTCGACTTGGTGGAAAACGTAGTCATAAAATAATACAATGGGGAAGTTTGCACCTGATTCTGACCAATCTATATCTATTCGAGATTCCATTCTCCCGTATATGAAATTGAGTTTGCACATCAACCTGAACAAGCGtccattttccaattcttttgatagaaCTCCTTCTGTGTGGTCAATCATTGAGATTGATGAGTCTAGAGTGCCTAGAATTTTATCATAAAATAGGGAGGTGAGTTGcttgatgtttttttccatattttgGTCATCTAAAAGATAGTTTAGCACCGTTTTGAGACTATCATCGATCGCCATCTCTTCGATCGTGGGTGACTTACCTGGGGACATTTTAGAGGAGAGATCTTTTAGTAGCGTTCCTAGATCACTGAAGTTTTTCTGTTGATTAATACGAATGTCATTAGGCttgttattattgaaattcaatacTTCAAAGGGACCGCTTCCTGTGACTTTGATCCTTCCTGGAGCACCCGTGATAATCACTTTATGCCAATTTATAGTATCAAACGCCAATCCCTTGCAATGAACCGCTTGTAAGGCGTTGGTGAGCTGCACAAGATATGACCATAAATAGTCTTGAGTCAGCGGAGTTAATGGGAAGTTGATGAAGTGGGCCTCATATAATGAACTTGATAGAGGGTAGTAATCATAAACAGCACAAAGAGAAGAATCGCTAAACTTGGTTGTTTGAAACAGATCTACTAGTTTCACTACGTTTGCACTTTCAACATGTTTccagttttgaaaagtccTCGATATAAGAGAGGAATCTTGAACCTTGACATTATGGATTCGACGTAATAGGTACACATTACCATCCGAATTAGAAAAAACCTTGTATAGTGAGTTTTCATGCCCTAAGTTGgagtttttttcatctgttTTTCGATTGAAATCTAATGGCACCAAATTAAAGTAGTCTTGAACTACTGCTGGAATGGCACCACCTGAAGGAAATACTTGCAGTGATGCTAAGTTTTTTTTAACGAGTTCTTCTCGAAGTTTGTTAGGAATGAAAAGAGACTCCGGTGTTCGTTCGTTTGGTTTCAACGAAAGTTTTAGATGAGGTGGAGGATCTGGAGCGTAAAGATGGTATTGTAAGAGACTATGCGAGGGAGGGTATATGTCaggaaatttgaaattaattGGCGGAGAACGTGATATTGGAGGATCTGCAATATAATCAGAAGCTCCCCCGCTTCCAACAAGCCTTTTTGAAGCATCATCCGTGCTCTCGGGATATAAATGTTGCAATTCGCTAGTGGAGCCATTGCTTACTGCAGTAAGGTTCAGATGATTACCAGAAGAAGACGCTGGAGTAAAGCTTTCTGTGACGTACGGATTGAATGTTGGTCCACCGAATAGCGCACCAGACGAGGGTGCAGGAAATTGCGCAGATGTTCCTCGATCAGAAAATGGTTTATTAAATAAAGTTGAATTGCCAGTCACTTCATTTAAATTGctctcatcatcattaataATATTACTTTTCGAGGACATTGGAGTAAAGCTTGCTGAAACTTTCGCATTAAACTTCGGTGTACTACTCAACACAGAGGGTACTTTAATTGCAACAGTTGATTGCGCTACTGAGTTATTCGTCCCAGTGATGGTTGAGACAGTTGTCGCGCTTAGTGTGGCTGgctttttcactttttcattgtcaTGCTTAAATGGGCACCcatccttttctttcttgcaGTAACCATATATAATGATATTCCTACAGGGTATATCCTTAGCCCAATCCATGTTGGGCTTCTCCATGGCGGCACAATTTCACTGAAACAGCGTCTTTACAATGATTTTAGCTCACTTTAAACTTATGATTGTGATGCTGCGTCCACCGTGAACTTTGTCAACGGCTAGTTTCGGGGGGGCGACTACGCGAAAACTAATATGATTCTTATCATTTAAAGCTGAAATGAGATGACGAATGTATAGCAGTTATGTGTTATTAAAATCGTAGAGGTTGCCCATAAAGAATGATTAAAGTATCCATAGTCTTTCagtgaagttgaaaaagcCATTTTCAGCATTATTTATCAACGATGCATGAGAGAGGCACCCCTGAGTCTTACAAGATAAGATGAAGGATGggcaaaattgaaatatacaCATCCAGATCAATCCTTTTATATTATTAGTTGGCACTCAATTGACTTGAATTATCGGTTCTTAAAACAAGTGCTTCGTGATGGAGCTGCTGTTATCATTTTTAACATACGGTGCGGTTATGCTTTTTTAATATGGCTCAATGAGAGTTCAGCTTTAAAAAGTATTTTGGGAATGGGATTTTTGCACGTTATTCTTCTGGCTCACTGGATATTCCACGTTGATTCATGTCTTACAGAATCTCCAGATTTTTAAAGCTGGCATTACCCCGAAATTTAACCGATGATTTTGAGCACTGTGCTTCCTCGTAGACCTCTTTAAATCGTTTGGCTATTTACGATGGATACGAAtatattattgaaattacTCGATGAGTTTCGCTGGAAAGTGGTCATTTTAGAGATAGTGTGACTTCAGGAACCAACAAATTaagagaattttttgtaaGGAATGTTAAATTGTATTCGGCTACTAGTGAAATCTGTACAAGACGAAATATACGCGTACTTGAATAGTAGAATATTTTTGGCATAGTCTGAGGGTTATGATAAGGTGCCTGATTTGAGAACAGATGTTCAGAGAGTGtgaaaatgacaaaaatcAAGTGCTATGATGAATAATATTGTTAGAAGGAGCTATACCTCTGAAGCGGGGGTTCACACTCAGAAAGAGTCTCATCCGATCGTGTTGCAAAGGGTCATTGGCTAAATTGCGACGTACAGTGAGGTAAGAATTCGAGATTTAGGCAACTGGTGTGGTGAACGAATTGCCTTGTGCTGTATGAGAGCCTCAAGCTCGCAAACACCGTGCATTCTTCCATTAGTCTTGAAAATAACAATATGACTTCTTTATAAATATCTATCTAAATGATttattttcactttttgcTGAATTTGTCTTCGATGCCTGCTTGAACATGCTTGTAAACAGTTTCAACTGGATCATCACAACGAACCTTGATTACCTTGGAttgcttttcaaagtaCTCTACGACAGGCATACTAGTTTCCAAAAAGGTCTTGAACCTCTTCTTTATGGATTCGATGTTGTCATCAGTTCTTCCGCTTGTTCTACCACGTTCCAACAATCTTTTTAGCATCACCTGTTCAGGacattcaaaaaacaaagtGAACATACTAGGCGCAAtctgtttctcaaaagtgATTGCTTGATCCATCTTTCTTGGAAACCCGTccaccaaaaattttgttttaccatttttgaaattctcaGTGATAGCTTGTTGGAGCAGAGCAATGGTAACTTCTTGGGGTACGATCAAGCCTTCTTTGATGTAGCGCTTGATTAGCTCACCAAACTCAGAGCCCTCACGAGCTTGCTCTGCACGAAGAAGGTCCCCAGCAGAAAGATGAACGAAGTGGTATTCTTTCACTAGCTTGGCACATTGAGTACCCTTTCCAGAGCCCGGACCACCGAGAACAAAAATAACAGAAACTTTGTCGGAAGGAAAAGATAAATTCCGACCTTCAGTATCACTGTTCTGTTCGTCGGTtccatcattatcattaaCTGGCGTGTCCTCTAGAAACTCAGCTGGTGAGCTTTTTTGATACGATAAAGAGACCACAGTGGAACCTAAAGCCAATAAACCCAACATAAATAGAAGCTTACCTCTATGATTTCTTGCTTTGTCATTTTGCAGTCCGTTTGTCGAATACTGGCGGAAGTGGATGCTTTTGGAAAGTCTTGATTCAGTGCTAGCTTGGCGCAATAAAGATGCAGTGATCAAGCTGCGTCTGCAGCTTGTATTAATCGCTAAACCGAATCTTActccaaaatttctcaaCATATCTTCAAAGGAAATTAAGGCGGGCACTCACTGTTTAGTAGTTACAAGCATGTAAAGTTTAATGTGGAAatgcagatttttttgatactttACCAGTTCTTATTATAATTTCGCGACATGACAGAAAATATAACTGCTCGTGACAGAGAGTGTATAAGTAATAGCGTTGCAATGGATCCCAGTGACCTGCTCGAGTTCCTTCTGCATGACGATGTGCAGGATTTCGAAATAGCTAGTAAGGCACCGGACATACGATTGCTCTCAAATGACGAAGTATACCTCACTGCTGAAAAGGAGATTTTTCCAAGAGAACAGAGAAAAAGCATGCACCCATTGGATGCTAAGGATGAACTATGTAACGATCTTGACGATTTAATTTTACGGCTTCCTAGTAGGCAGTTGTCACAACCGAGTAAAAAGggaaataaaaatgcaatACCAGGTAAGACTGAGAAAATGGAAACGAGGAATGCTGGCCAACCTGGTGAAAGGAATACtgatttcaagaagaagacaagGTTGCCCAATTCAAGAGAGAAAAACCGTAAGAAGCAAAGCAATGAC
The genomic region above belongs to Zygotorulaspora mrakii chromosome 8, complete sequence and contains:
- the PAN3 gene encoding PAN-complex poly(A)-binding subunit PAN3 (similar to Saccharomyces cerevisiae PAN3 (YKL025C); ancestral locus Anc_2.669), with product MEKPNMDWAKDIPCRNIIIYGYCKKEKDGCPFKHDNEKVKKPATLSATTVSTITGTNNSVAQSTVAIKVPSVLSSTPKFNAKVSASFTPMSSKSNIINDDESNLNEVTGNSTLFNKPFSDRGTSAQFPAPSSGALFGGPTFNPYVTESFTPASSSGNHLNLTAVSNGSTSELQHLYPESTDDASKRLVGSGGASDYIADPPISRSPPINFKFPDIYPPSHSLLQYHLYAPDPPPHLKLSLKPNERTPESLFIPNKLREELVKKNLASLQVFPSGGAIPAVVQDYFNLVPLDFNRKTDEKNSNLGHENSLYKVFSNSDGNVYLLRRIHNVKVQDSSLISRTFQNWKHVESANVVKLVDLFQTTKFSDSSLCAVYDYYPLSSSLYEAHFINFPLTPLTQDYLWSYLVQLTNALQAVHCKGLAFDTINWHKVIITGAPGRIKVTGSGPFEVLNFNNNKPNDIRINQQKNFSDLGTLLKDLSSKMSPGKSPTIEEMAIDDSLKTVLNYLLDDQNMEKNIKQLTSLFYDKILGTLDSSISMIDHTEGVLSKELENGRLFRLMCKLNFIYGRMESRIDIDWSESGANFPIVLFYDYVFHQVDASGKNTIDLTHVLRCLNKLDAGVLEKIVLATPDEMNCIIISYKELRDLIDSTFRSIMGQ
- a CDS encoding uncharacterized protein (similar to Saccharomyces cerevisiae URA6 (YKL024C); ancestral locus Anc_2.667) produces the protein MLRNFGVRFGLAINTSCRRSLITASLLRQASTESRLSKSIHFRQYSTNGLQNDKARNHRGKLLFMLGLLALGSTVVSLSYQKSSPAEFLEDTPVNDNDGTDEQNSDTEGRNLSFPSDKVSVIFVLGGPGSGKGTQCAKLVKEYHFVHLSAGDLLRAEQAREGSEFGELIKRYIKEGLIVPQEVTIALLQQAITENFKNGKTKFLVDGFPRKMDQAITFEKQIAPSMFTLFFECPEQVMLKRLLERGRTSGRTDDNIESIKKRFKTFLETSMPVVEYFEKQSKVIKVRCDDPVETVYKHVQAGIEDKFSKK